One window of Candidatus Nitrospira kreftii genomic DNA carries:
- a CDS encoding hypothetical protein (conserved protein of unknown function), translating into MREEYKPIVSFLSRREVLALLGATGATCLIGGRGVVAQAPSDSPRALCVVRPEQTEGPYFIDEQLHRSDIRADPTNGRSTPGTPLALTFQVSRLRAGECHPLPDAQVDVWHCDAAGVYSDVQDPGFSTVGQKFLRGYQRTDARGEARFMTIYPGWYPIRTIHIHFKIRTAPRARRSFEFTSQVYFPDELTDRVQRSLPYASNGSRRVRNRQDFIFRQGGDALTLEPAATHDGYAATFPIGLEFA; encoded by the coding sequence GTGAGAGAAGAATATAAGCCTATCGTGTCCTTTCTTTCTCGTCGCGAGGTCCTGGCTCTTCTGGGGGCTACAGGAGCCACCTGCTTGATCGGCGGAAGAGGAGTCGTGGCTCAGGCTCCTTCCGACTCACCCCGCGCCCTCTGCGTCGTCCGTCCGGAACAGACCGAAGGCCCGTATTTTATCGATGAACAATTGCACCGCTCCGATATTCGCGCGGATCCGACCAATGGGCGGAGCACCCCTGGAACGCCCTTAGCCTTGACCTTTCAGGTGTCTCGCCTTCGCGCCGGTGAATGCCATCCCTTACCCGATGCTCAAGTGGATGTCTGGCACTGCGATGCGGCGGGGGTGTATTCAGATGTCCAGGATCCTGGATTCAGTACGGTCGGCCAGAAGTTCTTGCGAGGATATCAGAGGACTGACGCCCGGGGTGAAGCTCGATTCATGACAATCTATCCGGGCTGGTACCCCATTCGAACCATACATATCCACTTTAAGATTCGGACGGCACCGAGGGCTCGCCGGAGTTTTGAGTTTACATCGCAAGTATATTTTCCAGATGAACTGACAGATCGTGTCCAGAGAAGTCTCCCCTACGCTTCGAACGGCTCACGGAGAGTGAGAAATCGGCAGGATTTTATTTTCCGGCAAGGCGGAGATGCGTTAACGCTGGAACCCGCGGCCACGCACGACGGGTATGCCGCGACTTTTCCGATCGGTCTAGAGTTTGCCTGA
- a CDS encoding hypothetical protein (conserved exported protein of unknown function): protein MRLMKLAGYALIGVVLTAPVVHADDPCLGDDEKKAASAQSAALQQAEQAGQPAALFAAYMRVAASDCIDRYDKNAAVKAKTNMPKLGRDLAKAAETKGALYSSEPVRPDGQTSAFRYFETIGDQHEANRVLLKAVHAKPDDLRLFEMAWNIDNNRYGPVDPNTGSRASYASPPSFQQELRRVASANADRLMKAEEKDAQGLTGNIGELAKATTQSLEKLRDASLWMKYIPGGDKPAKDRAELRGDTIMKRHDPTFTQGQAMMYYEFSGSPKAKDVAAQIKKKGEASQRAMEKAGVGMKGAITQKSDAEQKQFDKKKADLEKELGF, encoded by the coding sequence ATGCGCCTGATGAAATTAGCCGGATATGCTCTGATCGGAGTTGTCCTCACCGCTCCGGTTGTCCATGCGGATGATCCGTGCTTAGGGGACGATGAAAAGAAAGCTGCATCGGCGCAGTCGGCTGCGCTGCAGCAAGCGGAACAAGCCGGACAGCCTGCTGCCCTCTTTGCCGCATATATGAGAGTTGCGGCAAGCGATTGCATCGACCGTTACGACAAGAATGCAGCAGTGAAGGCCAAGACCAACATGCCAAAACTGGGGCGAGATTTAGCCAAAGCGGCCGAGACGAAAGGCGCTCTCTATTCCAGCGAACCGGTACGACCAGACGGGCAAACCTCGGCATTTCGCTATTTTGAAACCATTGGCGACCAGCACGAAGCCAATCGGGTGCTCCTGAAGGCGGTTCATGCTAAGCCGGACGATCTGCGCCTTTTTGAGATGGCCTGGAACATCGATAACAACCGATACGGTCCGGTCGATCCCAACACCGGATCGAGAGCCTCCTATGCTTCCCCGCCTTCGTTCCAGCAAGAGTTACGAAGGGTGGCGTCAGCGAACGCCGACCGATTGATGAAGGCAGAGGAAAAAGACGCTCAGGGTTTAACCGGCAATATCGGGGAACTGGCTAAAGCCACGACGCAGTCGCTCGAGAAGCTCAGGGACGCCTCGCTATGGATGAAGTATATACCAGGCGGAGACAAGCCTGCGAAGGATCGTGCGGAGTTACGAGGCGACACCATCATGAAGCGCCACGATCCAACGTTCACGCAGGGGCAGGCCATGATGTATTACGAATTTTCCGGCTCGCCAAAGGCGAAGGATGTAGCTGCCCAGATTAAGAAGAAGGGCGAGGCGTCGCAACGGGCCATGGAAAAAGCTGGTGTTGGTATGAAGGGCGCGATAACCCAGAAAAGCGATGCCGAGCAAAAGCAGTTCGACAAGAAGAAAGCCGACCTGGAAAAAGAACTTGGATTTTGA
- a CDS encoding hypothetical protein (conserved protein of unknown function), protein MATLISVASGKGGVGKSVVSANLALALARTGRQVLLADLDVGGADAHIMFGELNPSVTLTDFLNKRVNRLEDVAVPITFHPNLRLIAGTGETLATANMAYARKKRLMKHFQEIEVDIVVLDIGAGTNYHALDFFLMADIHLAVATPEPTAILDLYRFIKLAAIRRVLSCFLARSPMSEVLSNKDFVSVEEVMDVAGATDVEGRDTAAAALQSFRPGLIINRTSGSSQVNVLYLRKILHQYVGGDLTLVGEIPDDPAVSQAVRKFLPVIEAAPASEAAKRFLAISSAVEQLVVTHERIHIEHAKHSQEKRAGALAPKPEVTLPLLPSTRANSDLPPSPHASKTKTGTDVVQNISRAVG, encoded by the coding sequence ATGGCAACCCTCATTTCAGTCGCATCCGGCAAAGGTGGTGTGGGGAAGAGCGTCGTCTCAGCCAATCTGGCGTTGGCGCTCGCAAGGACCGGACGACAGGTCTTGCTGGCCGACCTGGACGTGGGTGGGGCTGATGCCCACATCATGTTTGGGGAACTCAATCCGTCGGTGACTCTGACAGACTTTCTCAACAAACGGGTCAACCGGTTGGAGGACGTTGCCGTCCCTATCACTTTTCACCCGAACCTTCGTCTTATCGCCGGGACCGGCGAGACCTTGGCGACCGCCAATATGGCCTATGCCCGAAAAAAACGATTGATGAAACATTTCCAGGAGATTGAGGTCGACATCGTGGTACTCGATATCGGAGCCGGTACGAACTATCACGCTCTCGACTTTTTTTTGATGGCTGATATTCATCTGGCCGTGGCCACTCCGGAACCGACCGCTATACTGGACCTCTACCGATTCATCAAACTGGCAGCGATCCGCCGTGTATTGAGCTGTTTTCTCGCGCGTAGCCCTATGTCGGAGGTGCTCTCCAACAAAGACTTCGTGAGCGTGGAGGAAGTCATGGACGTCGCCGGTGCCACCGACGTAGAGGGACGTGATACGGCAGCAGCTGCGTTGCAATCGTTTCGGCCTGGCCTCATCATCAATCGTACATCCGGCAGTTCGCAGGTCAACGTCTTGTACCTCCGCAAGATTCTCCATCAATACGTCGGTGGGGATTTGACCCTCGTGGGCGAAATCCCTGACGACCCAGCCGTGAGCCAGGCCGTCCGAAAATTCTTGCCCGTCATCGAAGCCGCTCCAGCATCTGAAGCTGCGAAAAGATTTCTGGCCATCTCCTCTGCGGTTGAACAACTCGTCGTGACACACGAGAGAATACACATAGAACATGCGAAACATTCGCAAGAGAAGCGGGCAGGAGCGCTCGCGCCCAAGCCGGAAGTGACGCTCCCACTCCTCCCTTCAACTCGTGCGAACAGCGATCTTCCGCCTTCACCACACGCATCGAAAACCAAGACCGGAACGGACGTCGTTCAAAATATCAGCAGGGCTGTTGGCTAA
- a CDS encoding hypothetical protein (conserved exported protein of unknown function) has protein sequence MPQKNRSMVGTALAVLLCIAFNGSPPASAETYVAGTAGVNFADRINSIAGTGSQAGVPGPFADFDLQNSITYGAKVGYFPGHSWYGIEGEVLHTTPHIKQLDTDPGIHMRVTTVGANFIARYPGRTLQPYIGAGIGAAIAHIGDTPTVRSDSDVAAAWNVLAGLRAFITPKIAVFGEYKYTGATLKFDQAFGDLGGFSGNYRAQHILGGLSYHF, from the coding sequence ATGCCACAAAAAAACCGGTCGATGGTCGGTACAGCTCTTGCGGTACTTTTATGCATCGCGTTCAACGGTTCCCCTCCCGCTTCCGCGGAAACCTATGTTGCCGGAACGGCGGGAGTGAACTTTGCGGATCGTATCAACAGCATTGCAGGAACGGGTTCTCAGGCTGGAGTGCCAGGTCCTTTTGCTGACTTTGACTTGCAGAACTCAATCACCTATGGGGCTAAGGTCGGATATTTTCCCGGGCACAGTTGGTATGGCATCGAGGGTGAAGTGTTGCATACGACACCACACATCAAGCAGCTGGATACCGACCCAGGTATCCATATGAGGGTGACCACCGTCGGAGCCAATTTCATCGCTCGGTACCCCGGCCGAACGCTTCAGCCTTACATCGGCGCCGGCATAGGAGCCGCCATCGCCCACATCGGCGATACTCCGACGGTACGAAGCGATTCGGATGTAGCGGCGGCATGGAACGTACTGGCCGGTCTGCGCGCGTTCATCACGCCAAAAATCGCGGTCTTCGGGGAATACAAGTACACTGGTGCGACGCTCAAGTTCGATCAAGCCTTCGGTGATTTAGGTGGGTTCAGCGGCAATTACCGCGCACAGCATATCCTTGGTGGGTTGTCCTATCACTTCTAG
- a CDS encoding hypothetical protein (conserved exported protein of unknown function), whose protein sequence is MRFLRHATMWSCVMLAPLTVSATPLPEVQVDYSADSTMETEGGMTMKSRIYHSANKDRMEMGGSDGMTTIIRKDKKVMWQLMGDMYMEMPMNDSNASGTDAFEIVEQTEVGQETINGVKTTKSKVVAVKKEGSGKFGGFFWATKEGITVKMDMLSKEGDKKMRMTSELTNLKIEKQNPALFEIPAGYTKNDMGALMGGAGMPNLEELRKNSEQRRAGRKQAGDNQDGGGKSNDRDLPVDVNKMMKGLFGK, encoded by the coding sequence ATGAGATTCTTACGTCATGCCACGATGTGGAGTTGCGTCATGCTCGCCCCGCTCACGGTGAGTGCGACCCCTCTACCGGAAGTACAGGTCGACTATTCGGCCGACAGCACGATGGAAACGGAAGGCGGCATGACGATGAAGTCCCGCATCTATCATTCGGCCAACAAGGATCGGATGGAGATGGGTGGGTCGGACGGAATGACCACGATCATCCGGAAGGATAAGAAGGTGATGTGGCAGTTGATGGGAGACATGTATATGGAAATGCCGATGAATGACTCGAATGCCAGCGGGACCGACGCATTTGAGATCGTCGAGCAGACCGAAGTCGGGCAGGAAACGATCAACGGCGTAAAGACCACCAAATCCAAGGTTGTCGCTGTCAAGAAAGAGGGCTCGGGAAAATTCGGCGGCTTCTTCTGGGCCACCAAAGAAGGCATCACCGTCAAGATGGACATGCTGTCCAAAGAAGGTGACAAGAAGATGCGCATGACCAGCGAGCTGACCAATCTGAAGATCGAAAAGCAGAACCCAGCCCTCTTCGAAATTCCTGCTGGATACACCAAGAATGACATGGGTGCGCTGATGGGAGGGGCTGGTATGCCCAATCTTGAGGAACTTCGGAAAAATTCGGAGCAGCGTCGGGCAGGCAGAAAACAGGCTGGTGATAATCAAGACGGTGGTGGAAAGAGCAACGACCGTGATCTTCCCGTCGACGTGAATAAGATGATGAAAGGCCTGTTCGGCAAGTAA
- a CDS encoding hypothetical protein (conserved exported protein of unknown function) produces MSRLTVLAPLVGAALMCSACAESIHQVQRDTELLGVPVGLEREIDTTVSFAELKRTPSAYIGRTVMIGGNVIRAKRTGAGTELEVLQLPTAKDGILTEERLQSEGRFLAVREAFLDPASLPEGTPITVIGTVTGETTRLLDESDYTYPLLEAKHIIDWNSIAANRRRDRSPYYGAYYPPYGYSGFYPYGGYGSLWGPFGGYGGYYGGRGFYGPFRGFSPGSRSFSSPPPPPSSVHPRLRRR; encoded by the coding sequence ATGTCTCGCCTGACGGTGCTCGCTCCCCTGGTCGGCGCAGCGCTCATGTGTTCAGCCTGTGCAGAATCGATCCATCAAGTCCAGCGTGATACGGAACTTCTGGGTGTTCCTGTCGGGCTAGAAAGGGAAATCGATACGACCGTCAGTTTTGCGGAGCTGAAGCGAACTCCCAGTGCGTACATCGGGCGAACCGTGATGATCGGTGGCAACGTGATTCGAGCCAAACGAACAGGAGCAGGAACCGAGTTGGAAGTCTTGCAACTGCCAACCGCAAAAGACGGCATCTTGACAGAGGAACGTCTTCAGTCAGAGGGACGATTCCTGGCTGTTCGAGAAGCATTCCTCGACCCAGCCAGCCTGCCGGAAGGAACGCCTATTACTGTGATCGGCACCGTGACAGGTGAGACGACGAGACTGCTGGACGAAAGCGACTATACTTACCCGCTTCTTGAGGCGAAACATATCATCGATTGGAACAGTATCGCAGCGAACAGACGAAGGGATCGAAGTCCATACTACGGGGCCTACTATCCGCCCTATGGGTATAGCGGGTTCTATCCCTATGGCGGGTACGGCAGTCTGTGGGGCCCCTTTGGTGGCTATGGTGGCTACTATGGTGGGCGTGGATTCTATGGGCCCTTTCGTGGTTTTTCACCAGGGTCACGATCTTTTTCGTCCCCTCCGCCACCTCCTTCGAGTGTTCACCCGCGACTCAGGAGAAGGTAG